Sequence from the Phycisphaerales bacterium genome:
CATCTGCACCTCGCTCAGCGCCCGGTCGAGCCGCTGGGCGGCGTCGCGGAGCGAGTTGTACAGGTCCGGGTTCTGGAGCAGCTGCCCCATGGTGCCCTGCCCGCGGTTGATCGTCTCGAGAGCCGCGGCCAGCTCCGTCGCCGCCTTCTGCGTCGCCTGCAGCGTGCCCGTCGCGTCGGCGGTGATGGTGTTCACGCCCTTTTCCACTGTGCCCGCGGTGTTGGTCCACGTCTTCGCGAGGTGGGAGATGTCGTCCATTACGCCATTGGCCCGGGCCAGCACCCGCTTGGCCTCGCCCACCAGCTGCTCATCGCTGATCACGCTGGTCGCCTGCGCCAGCGCCCGGTCCGCCCGCGCGATGGTGCTGCGGATGTTGGGCTCCTTGCCGCCCTCCACATCCGCGAGCGTGCGCGGCTCGAGCAGTTCGTTGATCCGCTCGCCCACGGCCGTGTAGGTGTCCGCCAACTTCTCGATCTTCTCGGCGGTGGTGCCGAACCGCTGCAGCGGCTTCTGGATGGAGTTCGCCAGCCGTTCCAATGTGCTGCTGGCGCTGGCCGCCTGGAACACGGAGTCTGCCTGGATCACGTCCGTCAGTGCACTGGCAGTGGCGTTCGGGGGCACGCGGAACTCCAGGCTCGCATCGCCCACGAACCCCTTGTCAATCGATACGTCCACGATCTTCGGGATCCGCACCTCGTCGTAGATCTTGACCATGATCTCCGCGCCATTGGCGGGCGGCGGCAGGACGGACGTCTTCGTGACCTGCCCGATGCGCACGCCGTTGAGCGTCACCATCGAGGTCTGCGACAGCCCGCCCGCGCTGGGCACGTGCAGCGTGAAGAAGTAGAACTTCCGCCCCGTGTCCGCGAACTCGCCGAACAAGATCAGCACGATCACCGTGCCCACGATCCCGAAGAGCGCTACGGCCCCGGTCAGGAAGTCTCGAATCACAGGCTGGATCTTCATGGCGGTGGGGGGCTCCGGTCGGTCGATCGGGAAGGCTCAAACTGGGATGTCGGTTCCTAGGGTGTCGCGAGGCAGCCCGCGGATCACTTCATCGGCTCCGGTGTCCTCGCGGTCGTACTTGCCCTGCAGGAAGTGCTGCACTCGCGGGTCGCCGCTGGCCACCAGCTCGTCGTACGTGCCGTCCGCGGCCACCCTGCCGCCCAGCAGCATCACCACCCGGTCCGACACCTTGCGGGCGCTCACCAGGTCGTGCGTCACCACGATGTTCGTTACGCCCATCTCGCGCCGCAGCTTGATGATGAGCTGGTCGATGCCGTCGGAGCGGATCGGGTCCAGACCCGTCGTCGGCTCGTCGAACAGCACCAGGCGCGGTTTGAGCACGATCGCCCGCGCCAGGCCCACGCGCTTGCGCTGCCCGCCGCTCAGCTGCGCCGGCAGCTTGTTCTCAACGCCCACGAGGTCCACCGTGCGCAGTGCCTCGAGCACCGCCTCCCGTCGCTCCTCCCGCGACATCCGCGTGTGCTCGATTAGCGGGAACGCGATGTTCTCCATCACCGTCATGGAGTCGAACAGCGCGGCGGACTGGAACAGCAGCCCCACCTGCAGCCGGATCGGCTCCATCTGCCGCTCGCTGAGCTGATCAATCCGTTCGCCATCGAAGAAGATCTCCCCAGCGTCGGGATGGATCAGCCCCACGATGTGCTTGAGCGTCACGGACTTGCCGCACCCCGACGGCCCCATGATCACGGTCGTCTTCGCAGGCTCGATGTCGAGGTTGAGCCCGTTGAGCACAATCTGGGACCCGAACCGCTTGTGCAGCCCACGCAGCGACACCAACGGCCCGTTCGGGTTCTCTGCGGGCCGGCCTTGGCGGGTGTCGAGGGTGCGCGTCATGCAACGTACGATTGAAAGTGAGCAACCACTTACCTGGCCAGAACCATAGTCCCAGTGTGCAGCGCCAGTTGATCCACAAGGGTGCGAAGTTCTCCTTTGAGCGCCTCACCCTGACCGGCACCGACGGCAAGCCGCTCACCCGCGAGGTGGTCCGTCACCCGGGGGCTGTGGTGATTGTGCCCATCCTCGATGAGCCCACAGGGCGCAAAGTGGTGTTCATCAAGAACTGGCGGATTGCGGTGGAGGACTGGCTGGTGGAACTGCCGGCCGGCACCCTCGAAGCCGGCGAGGACCCCGCCCACTGCGCCGCCCGCGAGCTGGAAGAGGAAACCGGCTACACGGCCGCAACCATCGTGCCCCTGGGCCGGTTCTACACCTCGCCGGGCCTCAGCGATGAGCTGATGTGGGCATACGCCGCGACGGGCCTGAAGAACGTGGGGCAGAAGCTGGAACCCGACGAACGCGTAGTGGTCCATCCGATAGGGGTCAACGAGGCCCTCGCGATGATCGCCCGCGCCAAACTGACCGACGGCAAGAGCATCGCCGCGGTCCTGATGGCCAAGGAGCGTGCCCTGCTGGCGTAACCACCGCGGCAGCCCGGTGCTCGAACACCGACCGAAAGGTTTAATCGGGTCGTAAGGAGACCGCCGAACCTCACAGGTAGTGTTTGGAGAACCGCTCCGTCCGCAATCGGCCCACAGGCCCAGGTACCCCAATGGCAAGGCTGAACCACGATCTCGAGCCCAACTCCGGTCAGGGCGGTGGTCGCCGCCCGTGGACGCTGGGGCGGGTGCTCGGCGCAGGGCAGGACCCGCTGACCTGGTGGTCCTTCCCGCTGCTACGGCTGGGCGGCCTCCGCATCCGTGTGCACACGCTGCTGGTCCCCGTGTGGGTCGGCATACAGATGCTCTCGTGGCTGCCCGAGAACAAGCTCGGGGCCATCCACGTGTTCTCCGGCCTGGGCGCCCTCATCGTCCTTGCCCTGCTCCACGAGATCGGACGCGGCCTGTTCGCCCGCTGGCTTGGCGACGGCGGCGATTGCGTGGTCGTCTGGCCGCTGGGCGGCCTCAACTCTGTCGCCCGGCGCGGCGCCACGCACCCCCTCGCGGCAGAATCCGGCGGGCTGGTCGTTAACATCCTGCTGTTCCCGATCCTGGCGGTGGTCGCCATGGGCCTGCAGCTGGACCGCTCGGCCCTGGTGTTCAACCCGCTGAACCCGATGCCCGTGCTCCAGAACGATCTGGGCAGCACCGAGCAGGTCCTCGTCTGGTGGGCGTACTACATGAACGCCATCATGCTGGGGTTGAACCTGCTGGTCCCCATGCTCCCGCTCGACTCCGGCCGCCTGCTCAACGCCTACCTCCGCGGCAGCAGCAACACGCCGGTGGAGACAGGCGCCCGCATCGGCTTCGTCGCGGCGGGCGTGCTGTTCCTGGTGGGGGTCGCCCTTGGGCAGGGGCACATCATGGGCGTCGCGGTCTTGGGCGGCATTGCGACCGTCATGGAGCTCCGCCGGCACCAGTTCCTGCTGATGGACGAGGAGCCCGAGCCGATGCCCGCCCACGAGCCCGAGGAAGCACCCGCCCGCAAGACCCCGCAGCTGGTTCCCAACAACGAGCTCGACGCCGTGCTCGAGAAGATCAGCCGCGAGGGCATGGAGAGCCTCACCACCGCGGAGCGCGAGGTCCTGGCCCGGGAAACGGAACGGCGTCGGCGCGGATAGCATCTGCGCGCACAGGGCCAGAGGCCCACCGTGGAGACCGCCGACCCGATGGGCATCTACGACCGGCAGTATTACCAGGACAACCGCGGCCAGTTCGCCCGCCTTTCCGGCTGGTCGGTGAACACCTGG
This genomic interval carries:
- a CDS encoding MlaD family protein, translating into MKIQPVIRDFLTGAVALFGIVGTVIVLILFGEFADTGRKFYFFTLHVPSAGGLSQTSMVTLNGVRIGQVTKTSVLPPPANGAEIMVKIYDEVRIPKIVDVSIDKGFVGDASLEFRVPPNATASALTDVIQADSVFQAASASSTLERLANSIQKPLQRFGTTAEKIEKLADTYTAVGERINELLEPRTLADVEGGKEPNIRSTIARADRALAQATSVISDEQLVGEAKRVLARANGVMDDISHLAKTWTNTAGTVEKGVNTITADATGTLQATQKAATELAAALETINRGQGTMGQLLQNPDLYNSLRDAAQRLDRALSEVQMLVEKYRAEGVPLKL
- a CDS encoding DUF6576 domain-containing protein, with protein sequence MARLNHDLEPNSGQGGGRRPWTLGRVLGAGQDPLTWWSFPLLRLGGLRIRVHTLLVPVWVGIQMLSWLPENKLGAIHVFSGLGALIVLALLHEIGRGLFARWLGDGGDCVVVWPLGGLNSVARRGATHPLAAESGGLVVNILLFPILAVVAMGLQLDRSALVFNPLNPMPVLQNDLGSTEQVLVWWAYYMNAIMLGLNLLVPMLPLDSGRLLNAYLRGSSNTPVETGARIGFVAAGVLFLVGVALGQGHIMGVAVLGGIATVMELRRHQFLLMDEEPEPMPAHEPEEAPARKTPQLVPNNELDAVLEKISREGMESLTTAEREVLARETERRRRG
- a CDS encoding NUDIX hydrolase, producing MQRQLIHKGAKFSFERLTLTGTDGKPLTREVVRHPGAVVIVPILDEPTGRKVVFIKNWRIAVEDWLVELPAGTLEAGEDPAHCAARELEEETGYTAATIVPLGRFYTSPGLSDELMWAYAATGLKNVGQKLEPDERVVVHPIGVNEALAMIARAKLTDGKSIAAVLMAKERALLA
- a CDS encoding ABC transporter ATP-binding protein; translation: MTRTLDTRQGRPAENPNGPLVSLRGLHKRFGSQIVLNGLNLDIEPAKTTVIMGPSGCGKSVTLKHIVGLIHPDAGEIFFDGERIDQLSERQMEPIRLQVGLLFQSAALFDSMTVMENIAFPLIEHTRMSREERREAVLEALRTVDLVGVENKLPAQLSGGQRKRVGLARAIVLKPRLVLFDEPTTGLDPIRSDGIDQLIIKLRREMGVTNIVVTHDLVSARKVSDRVVMLLGGRVAADGTYDELVASGDPRVQHFLQGKYDREDTGADEVIRGLPRDTLGTDIPV